A stretch of the Musa acuminata AAA Group cultivar baxijiao chromosome BXJ2-7, Cavendish_Baxijiao_AAA, whole genome shotgun sequence genome encodes the following:
- the LOC135616265 gene encoding monoterpene synthase 7, chloroplastic-like: MSLQILHVCCGATSFPCSSSNTLRRIASFQHHGDHARLSLRILCSGQPPSRRSANYQPNIWTHDSIRSLTIDHKMEEEQCAVRINKLEERVVKLIQEEKELEVQLQLIDHLQQLGVAYHFKDDIKDSLRSIHGSLEDKSMLLKENLHATALLFRLLRENGFDVSEDMFRRFKDEKGHFKACLQHQTKGMLSLYEASYLEKEGELVLSQAMDFTTKHLKKLVEQGSLEPPLRDQVAYALELPLHWRMHRLHTRWFIYAYQRDATMNPLLLELAKLDFNMVQGIYKRELSEASRWWTDIGLANRLPFFRDRLVENYLWTVGWAFEPQFSSYREIQTKANCFITMIDDVYDVYGTLDELELFTDAVDRWDINAIGKFPEYMKMCFLAVFNTTNEAAFRITKEKGLDILPYLKRAWGDLCKAYLVEAKWYQRGHVPKLSDYLDNAWMSISCHMSLTHAFCMSEDLTQDALESFRSYPEITRPSCMLLRLYNDLATSTAELQRGDVAKALQCCMHEKDVSESAAREHVGGLIRANWRALNGNHPRNCFTTVASNTPRVSQFMYGNGDGYGIPGGETKNQVMALLMEPIMF, from the exons CCGTCACGGAGATCAGCCAATTACCAGCCAAACATATGGACGCATGACTCCATACGGTCACTCACAATCGACCACAAG ATGGAGGAGGAACAGTGTGCTGTAAGGATAAACAAATTAGAGGAGAGAGTTGTGAAACTGATACAGGAGGAGAAGGAACTCGAGGTCCAACTTCAACTAATCGATCACCTACAACAGCTTGGTGTGGCATATCACTTTAAAGACGATATTAAGGATTCTTTAAGGAGCATTCATGGATCCCTGGAAGACAAAAGCATGCTGCTGAAGGAGAATCTCCATGCAACAGCACTTCTCTTTAGGCTTCTCAGAGAAAATGGTTTCGATGTTTCTGAAG ATATGTTCCGCAGATTCAAAGATGAGAAGGGCCACTTCAAAGCTTGCCTCCAGCATCAGACAAAAGGAATGCTGAGCTTGTACGAGGCTTCCTACCTTGAAAAGGAAGGGGAGCTTGTCCTGAGCCAAGCTATGGACTTCACGACTAAGCACCTCAAGAAGCTCGTGGAACAGGGATCACTGGAGCCTCCTCTCAGAGATCAGGTGGCCTATGCCTTGGAGCTTCCACTGCATTGGCGGATGCATAGGTTACACACCAGGTGGTTCATATATGCGTACCAGAGGGATGCCACCATGAACCCTCTGCTACTTGAATTGGCTAAGCTGGACTTCAACATGGTTCAGGGCATATATAAGAGAGAACTCAGTGAAGCCTCAAG ATGGTGGACCGATATCGGCCTTGCAAACAGGCTGCCATTCTTCAGAGACAGATTGGTGGAGAACTATCTCTGGACCGTCGGCTGGGCTTTCGAACCACAATTTTCGAGTTACAGGGAGATCCAAACAAAGGCAAACTGCTTTATAACGATGATCGACGATGTTTATGATGTCTATGGTACCTTGGACGAACTCGAGCTCTTCACTGATGCTGTTGACAG ATGGGACATTAATGCGATCGGCAAGTTTCCGGAGTACATGAAGATGTGTTTTCTCGCAGTCTTCAACACTACAAATGAAGCAGCTTTTAGAATCACGAAAGAGAAGGGCTTGGACATATTACCCTACCTAAAGAGAGCA TGGGGAGATCTATGCAAAGCATACTTGGTGGAAGCAAAATGGTACCAGCGGGGCCACGTACCCAAGCTAAGTGACTACTTGGACAACGCATggatgtcgatatcatgccacaTGTCTCTGACTCATGCTTTTTGCATGAGCGAAGACTTAACTCAAGATGCCTTGGAAAGCTTCCGGAGTTACCCAGAAATCACACGGCCGTCGTGCATGCTTCTGCGGCTTTACAATGATTTGGCTACCTCGACG GCTGAGCTGCAAAGAGGCGACGTCGCAAAAGCCCTGCAGTGTTGCATGCATGAAAAAGATGTTTCAGAGAGTGCAGCACGTGAACACGTCGGGGGTCTTATCAGAGCCAATTGGCGAGCACTAAATGGGAACCATCCTCGGAACTGCTTCACGACTGTGGCCAGTAACACCCCTCGAGTGTCCCAGTTCATGTATGGAAATGGGGATGGATATGGCATACCTGGCGGAGAGACCAAGAACCAAGTCATGGCGTTGCTGATGGAACCAATTATGTTTTAG